ATGCTCTTAGAGTGTATGATGCTGCCGAAGGTCTCGTTCTTCTGTCTCGTTCACCACCTCTCATTATTGCACCGGTGAAGAAACTGATCGATCCTGTTCCTCCTGTAGTTGCTGATTCTGAGTGCAAAATCTCTCATCATACTACCGTTTCTGCTGGTGCTGATATTGTATTGGATGTTGATGGGTTAATGACTCAGTTTCCGATACTTCAGAGAGGGGGGTGTCAATTGGTGTACCGACGTCGGAAAGTTCGCCGGAATAGGCAGGTGTCCACTGTTGATGATGGTTCTGGTGTTGACTAGATATTCAAGCCTAGGGTCTACCCCTGTCTTTGTTAATGCTTTTTTGTTGTAAGCTTCTGGGTACTGGACAGGATTTTTTGAAGATCATTGTTatgatcttgttaagtgtttATATTACACTTCCTTTTTGATAATGTATATGATGATATACTTTTTTGAAGATTGTTGTTATGATTCGTATATGTGTAgattacaatatgttgcatgtgtGTAATTACTTTGAATAGGTAAGGCGAATGAGGaatggtattgtgctcatgtgtgaacgtttgtCAACAGCTTGCCTGTTGCGGGACTGTTCATGAGGTGTACAATGTTTGACCATGTCGTTTTCGCGCAAACCAAAGAAATGTCATGCAATTTGTAATAAATAGTGTTGTAAGTAAAAGTGACATTTGTATTGATAAGAGCGCAAGGCTTGTGATACAGGATAAGTAAATTCATTACTTGTATGCTCTTTTTTTGCTTGTAGGCTTTGTTCATATGTAACACCTGCGCAGCTGTTGCGCGTTCCAGGTGCGGGGAACTAAAGTCCCATCAACTCTTTTTAGGGTATATGCCCCTTTGCCTAAGACCTTATTAATgacatagggtccttcccacctCGGCGCTAATTTGCCGGGTTTTTCAGCGTTTGAAGCCTCGTTGTCGCGTAAGACAAAATCTCCGGGGACAAAAGTGCAGATGCGCACACGCGCGTTGTAATATTTTTCTAGTTTGGATTTGTATCTTGCTTTTGCTATGGCcgcgttctcgcgcctttcttccagaAGATCTAAATCCAGCCTCCGTTCCTGTTCATTGTTCTGCTTTTCCATAGCCAACATGCGCGGTGAAGGTAGGCCTATTTCTGCTGGAATGACAGCCTCTGACCCATAGACTAGACTGAACGGGGTTTCTCCGGTGCTAGTTTTTGGCATTGTTCGATGCGCCCAGAGGATGCTGGGAAGCTCGTCAACCCATCCTCTGCGCGCTGTCCCCAGTCGCGCTTTTATaccatcgacgatttgtttgttTATGCTTTCTACCTgaccattcgcttgaggatgcgcaACTGAGGCGAAGCTGTGCTCAATGttcatttctttgaaccatttttgaagGTCTTCTGCGGCAAAATTGGTACCATTGTCAGAAATAATGCGCAATGGTAACCCAAATCTGCAAAtgatatgttcccatataaatttgcggattaccattgctgttgttgaggccaaagctttagcttctacccattttgtgaagtaatccacTGCAACAATGATGAATTTTACTGCACCCGGCGCGTCAGGAAATGGGCCAACAAGATCGATGCCCCATTGTTGGAATGGCCAGGCGGAAGTAACGGGAATTAGCGGATTTTTGGGTCGAAGTGTCTTTGGTGCATGGCGTTGACATGCCTCACACCTCCGTAATAGATCAACTGCATCCATATGCATTCCTGGCCAATAGTATCCAGCGCTCATtatttttgccacgaccatgcgCGGTCCTGCATGTATCCCGCATAATCCCTCGTGGATTTCTCTGACCAGATACTGAGCGTCTGTTTTATCAACACAACGTAGTAATGGACCCATAAATGATTTTTGATAAAGGACGCCATCCGCCATCTCGTAATTTATTGCTTTGTGTTGTATTTTTCGGGCTTCTGTCTTTCCTTCCGGGAGTTTCCCGTGTTGGAGGTATAAAATAATTGGAGACATCCAGGACGGATTTCCCATTTCTATAACATTTACTTGCTTTAGGTGAATGGAAGGATTGGATAGTACCTCTATGCGCACCTCTTTTGCTAAGTGTTTAAAGCTGGTAGCGGCTAACTTGCTTAGCGCGTCGGCATGtttgttctcgcttctgtttatgtgattgactttgaatgtcTGAAATTGATTAATTAACATCCGCGCTTGTTCGAGGTATAACGCCATAGCCTCACCCTTCGCGTCGTAGCGACCGTTAACTTGTTCAGCTACTAGCTTTGAGTCAACGTTAGCTTCAAGGTTTTTTGCTCCCATTTTGAGTGCTAGACGAAGACCTGCTAGAAATGCTTCGTATTCCGCTTCGTTGTTAATACTTTGGAAATCCAAGCGGATAGCATATGTGAGTTCGTGATTATCCGGGCTGACTAATCGGAGACCTGCTCCTGCTCCGTCGTCATTGGACGCCCCATCAGTGTGTAAGGTCCAGACTCTGTCGTCAAAAACAGGCGTTGGATTTTCGATTGCCTCACATTCTTGTACTTTATCAACGGGGACTTCGGTGGCGAAATCTGCCAGAACTTGCCCTTTGATTGCTGGTCTTGGTCTGTAAAAAATGTTGTAGCCTCCTAGCTCGATGGCCCATTTGGCTAATCTCCCCGCTATGTCGGGTTTTGACAAGATTTGACCCAGATGATAATTTGTCAGTACTGTGATGACATGGCCTGAAAAATACCTGCGCAAGCGTCTGGATGCGTGTACTAGCGCTAAAACCAGCTTTTCTATCATTGAATAACGAGTTTCAGGGCCGGTAAGcattttgctgatgtagtagattgGAGTCTGAATGTTTTCCCGCTCTACCATTAATACTGCGCCTACTGCCACCTCCGCGGCTGACAGATACAAGATTAACGGTTCTTTTTCCTTTGGCGCGGTCAGTGTTAGTAACTGGATTAAATATTCTTTCATTTGCTTGAACGCTGCTTCCGCTTCGGGTGTCCATTGAAAGGGAGTTTTCTTACCGCAGTTTCGCAGCGTACTGATAAATGGGTAAGATTTTGCCGCATTATTGGCCAAAAATCTATTTAGAGCTGCTAATCGTCCGGCAAGCCTTTGCATTTCTTTGACTGTTGCCGGTGATGGCATTAGCTGAATGGTCTGTACCTTCTCTGGATTGACTTTAAAACCGTCTTTGGTAACTATGAAACCCAaaaactttccttcttccattcCGAAGGAGCATTTTGTCGGGTTTAATTTTAAATTTACGCTTCGTAAGGAATCGAATGTGCGCTGGATATTGTGGAGCATCGTCTCCTCTTCATGactcatgatgacgaggtcatccatgtatacttcgACAGTTTTGCCAATATCCTCGCTAAAGATTGTGTCCATTAAGAGTTGATACGTGGCGcctgcgttgcgcaacccaaacggcattttggTGTAACAGTAgatgtaatgcccataaatttaaaaacatttttataaaaataaaaagaataatagtaattatttattaaggaaaTCCTaaatgagacacccaagtaaattagcatgaaccctaaaaatttttagaacaatcggaatcaggatcagggcccctaaaactcagggggggcaaaaccctagttacgattatctaaataacttgctggccgttttgaattttacaattttatcacctcagctaagctacttagacacgaagctacctatagaaaataggtgaccactcgcgtagcgcgacacgtataggggttacccctcgcgctacgcgacagggacaaatttcgcctaacataaattaccaatagcgtagcgcgacgcctacgagtgatacccctcgcgctacgcgacagggtcaaatttcgggtataaatagaggagtctgggacttgaaattgggcacttgaacgacgaaaaaactcacattatacgctgagttatagcagaaatcgttcacaacacacacaattcacgaatcgctgccgcaatcagggtaataactcgatcgctattacgattcaacatccgatcgattataactatccgacgattgtccgagtgctgctcaaaattgagcttatactttattgttcatcgtgatttcgacttgaatatttgagtgctgttcgaattcggactatgctctgttattcgttgtgaatccgatcgaattattaagtattatactttgtcgtttgtcgataattcgataaatgagttgaagtattgcacttgttaattgttgtgaaggtttaatctcgtgaattgacgtaaatgctgtattaagttactaacctagtttgtgtgcatgttatttaaattaggttaaaagattaatcagtagtctaaactctgcccgtataaatctaaaacattagcacacggtagcttcactttggagttattaaggtacggatccttaccccactctttattgcttcatattcaaattggtATAAACCACTAagttactatatctgttaaaaactcctcacgtctttgattatcgattcatttgacagtccgttcgattcctatcatttgatttaactttcatgtcatgcg
The Helianthus annuus cultivar XRQ/B chromosome 6, HanXRQr2.0-SUNRISE, whole genome shotgun sequence genome window above contains:
- the LOC110892407 gene encoding uncharacterized protein LOC110892407, translated to MPFGLRNAGATYQLLMDTIFSEDIGKTVEVYMDDLVIMSHEEETMLHNIQRTFDSLRSVNLKLNPTKCSFGMEEGKFLGFIVTKDGFKVNPEKVQTIQLMPSPATVKEMQRLAGRLAALNRFLANNAAKSYPFISTLRNCGKKTPFQWTPEAEAAFKQMKEYLIQLLTLTAPKEKEPLILYLSAAEVAVGAVLMVERENIQTPIYYISKMLTGPETRYSMIEKLVLALVHASRRLRRYFSGHVITVLTNYHLGQILSKPDIAGRLAKWAIELGGYNIFYRPRPAIKGQVLADFATEVPVDKVQECEAIENPTPVFDDRVWTLHTDGASNDDGAGAGLRLVSPDNHELTYAIRLDFQSINNEAEYEAFLAGLRLALKMGAKNLEANVDSKLVAEQVNGRYDAKGEAMALYLEQARMLINQFQTFKVNHINRSENKHADALSKLAATSFKHLAKEVRIEVLSNPSIHLKQVNVIEMGNPSWMSPIILYLQHGKLPEGKTEARKIQHKAINYEMADGVLYQKSFMGPLLRCVDKTDAQYLVREIHEGLCGIHAGPRMVVAKIMSAGYYWPGMHMDAVDLLRRFGLPLRIISDNGTNFAAEDLQKWFKEMNIEHSFASVAHPQANGQVESINKQIVDGIKARLGTARRGWVDELPSILWAHRTMPKTSTGETPFSLVYGSEAVIPAEIGLPSPRMLAMEKQNNEQERRLDLDLLEERRENAAIAKARYKSKLEKYYNARVRICTFVPGDFVLRDNEASNAEKPGKLAPRWEGPYVINKVLGKGAYTLKRVDGTLVPRTWNAQQLRRCYI